From a region of the Lactuca sativa cultivar Salinas chromosome 4, Lsat_Salinas_v11, whole genome shotgun sequence genome:
- the LOC111910638 gene encoding homeobox protein knotted-1-like 6 produces MEEMYGFHSMSDYTIPPETNLISPSDYHGDHSTSVDHYRTFYGSGDLLSATASIITEAVSIAATPDQTLLPRRRSCRQRDQNRNGNISDDHHVDACDDIIKARIASHPLYPKLLDAFIDCQKLGAPPEMVCLLDEIRRENDVCMRNAAASTCLGADPELDEFMETYCQVLGKYKSDLARPFDEATVFLNNIETQLGNLCKDDGAVSSEEEFSGGETENTQQVSREDQELKDTLLRKFGGHISSLKHEFSKKKKKGKLPNEARQTLLEWWDSHYKWPYPTEADKIWLAESTGLDQKQINNWFINQRKRHWKPSENMHLAMMGSFSGQDYYDD; encoded by the exons ATGGAAGAGATGTACGGTTTTCATTCCATGTCCGATTACACTATTCCACCGGAAACTAACCTGATTTCGCCGTCAGACTACCACGGCGATCACTCAACTTCCGTTGATCATTACCGGACGTTTTACGGATCGGGTGATCTATTATCAGCGACTGCTTCTATCATAACCGAAGCTGTTTCCATCGCAGCGACGCCTGATCAGACTCTTCTTCCGAGACGTCGAAGCTGCCGACAACGTGATCAGAATAGAAACGGGAACATTAGTGATGATCATCATGTTGATGCCTGTGATGATATCATCAAAGCAAGAATCGCCTCTCATCCTTTGTATCCGAAGTTGCTTGATGCTTTTATCGATTGCCAAAAG TTAGGTGCTCCTCCGGAAATGGTATGTTTGTTAGACGAAATCCGTCGAGAAAATGACGTTTGTATGCGGAACGCTGCCGCCTCTACGTGCTTAGGAGCAGATCCTGAGCTCGATGAGTTCATG GAAACTTACTGCCAAGTGTTAGGGAAATACAAGTCCGATCTCGCAAGGCCTTTTGACGAAGCTACTGTTTTCCTCAACAACATAGAAACGCAACTGGGAAATCTCTGTAAAG ATGATGGAGCAGTATCATCGGAAGAAGAATTTAGTGGAGGGGAGACAGAAAACACACAACAAGTGAGCCGAGAAGATCAGGAACTGAAAGATACGTTGTTAAGAAAATTCGGAGGTCATATAAGTTCCCTTAAACATGAATTCtccaagaagaaaaagaaaggaaAGCTCCCAAATGAAGCAAGACAAACTTTGCTTGAATGGTGGGATTCACATTACAAATGGCCTTACCCCACG GAGGCTGATAAAATATGGTTGGCTGAATCAACGGGACTAGATcagaaacaaatcaacaactgGTTTATAAATCAAAGGAAACGCCATTGGAAACCATCTGAAAACATGCACTTAGCAATGATGGGTAGTTTTTCTGGTCAGGATTATTATGACGATTAA